A region from the Quercus lobata isolate SW786 unplaced genomic scaffold, ValleyOak3.0 Primary Assembly Scq3eQI_2025, whole genome shotgun sequence genome encodes:
- the LOC115973232 gene encoding putative disease resistance protein RGA3, which produces MWQKLNAIAENRKSFHLKEFHVETNDMSRKRETHSFVPGEDVIGRDEDKKAIIDLLFDSNVEENVSVIPIVGIGSLGKTTLAQYVYNDEQVQKYFELKMWACISDVFDLKIIIEKIVASTSGNAPVGNLIIDQLQSQLREKIDKKKYLLVLDDIWNEDPENWRALESLLMGGSKGSKIIITSRLRLVAEITCTVSPYFLKGLCEEQSWVLFRQVAFKKGQEANNPKLVKIGREIVHMCQGVPLAVKSIGNMLYFKEKEFEWSFVKNNIEANITQGNGILPILKLSYDHLPSHLKSCFTYCSLFPKDYEMDKETVIQLWIAQGFVQLSNKNQQLEDIGDEYFKDLLWRSFFEEVENYKGLRYKMHDLIHDLAEAVAGQECRLVIFDGNNINEKNRHVSCPSYIDSSFRETLSLLVKAVKVRTFLLTYDNHVSGALEESMLNTIILSFKSLRALDLHALMITSIPNSIGKLIHLKYLDVSFNMDIETLPDSITTLLNLQVLKLYDCKGLKELPKKFRELVSLKHLYNDGCYNLSHMPRGLGQMTSLQTLQLFIVSISSRTGGLGELKDLKNLRETLEITCLERLEESNSKSIVVNLREKQHLEKFILKWYHEGQVENNEDEKLLEDLQPHQNLKYLEVYQYKIRIVKDADICHHCLISPL; this is translated from the exons ATGTGGCAAAAACTAAATGCGATAGCAGAAAACAGGAAAAGCTTTCACCTGAAAGAGTTCCATGTAGAGACAAATGATATGAGTAGGAAGAGGGAGACTCACTCTTTTGTTCCGGGAGAAGATGTTATTGGGAGGGATGAGGACAAAAAGGCTATCATAGACCTATTATTTGACTCTAATGTAGAAGAGAATGTTTCGGTCATTCCCATTGTGGGGATCGGGAGCTTAGGGAAGACTACACTTGCTCAATATGTGTACAATGATGAGCAAGTTCAAAAATACTTTGAGTTAAAAATGTGGGCATGCATCTCTGATGtctttgatttaaaaataattattgaaaaaatagtAGCATCTACTTCTGGTAATGCACCAGTTGGAAACCTTATAATAGATCAGTTGCAAAGTCAACTTcgtgaaaaaattgataaaaagaaaTACTTACTTGTATTAGATGATATATGGAATGAAGATCCTGAAAACTGGCGTGCATTGGAAAGTCTTTTAATGGGTGGTTCCAAAGGTAGTAAGATTATAATAACTAGTCGTCTTAGATTGGTTGCAGAGATTACATGCACAGTTTCACCATATTTTCTCAAAGGTCTGTGCGAAGAACAATCTTGGGTTTTATTTAGGCAAGTGGCATTTAAAAAAGGGCAAGAGGCCAACAATCCTAAACTAGTGAAAATTGGAAGGGAGATTGTACACATGTGTCAAGGGGTTCCACTTGCTGTAAAGTCCATAGGAAATATGTTATACTTCAAggaaaaagagtttgaatggTCATTCGTGAAGAATAATATAGAAGCAAATATAACTCAAGGGAATGGAATTTTACCAATTTTAAAGTTGAGCTATGATCATCTCCCATCACATTTGAAGAGTTGTTTCACTTATTGCTCTTTATTTCCTAAAGATTATGAGATGGATAAAGAAACAGTGATACAACTATGGATAGCACAAGGGTTTGTCCAATTAtcaaacaaaaaccaacaatTAGAGGATATTGGTGATGAGTATTTCAAGGATTTACTTTGGAGGTCCTTCTTTGAAGAAGTAGAGAATTACAAAGGCTTAAGGTACAAGATGCATGATTTAATTCATGATCTTGCAGAAGCTGTTGCAGGCCAGGAGTGTAGGCTTGTTATTTTTGATGGcaataatattaatgaaaaaaatcgTCATGTATCATGTCCATCTTATATTGACTCATCTTTTAGGGAAACTTTAAGCTTGTTGGTTAAAGCGGTCAAGGTACGTACATTTCTTCTTACATATGATAATCATGTATCTGGTGCCTTAGAGGAGTCAATGTTGAATACAATTATTTTGAGTTTCAAGAGCTTGCGTGCATTAGATTTACATGCATTGATGATTACTTCAATACCAAATTCTATAGGGAAGTTAATACATCTAAAGTATCTTGATGTTTCTTTTAATATGGATATTGAAACTCTCCCTGACTCAATTACTACATTGTTGAATTTGCAAGTACTAAAACTTTATGATTGTAAAGGTCTTAAAGAATTACCCAAAAAGTTTAGAGAATTGGTTAGCCTCAAACATCTTTATAATGATGGTTGTTATAATTTGAGTCATATGCCTCGTGGATTAGGGCAAATGACTTCACTTCAAACATTACAATTATTCATTGTGAGCATCTCCTCCCGGACTGGTGGATTAGGTGAATTGAAGGACCTAAAAAACTTGCGAGAAACATTAGAGATCACATGTTTGGAACGGTTGGAAGAATCTAACTCAAAATCCATTGTTGTGAATTTAAGAGAGAAGCAACATCTTGAAAAGTTTATACTAAAATGGTATCATGAAGGCCAAGTAGAAAATAATGAAGATGAGAAGTTATTAGAAGACCTCCAGCCGCACCAAAATCTTAAATATTTGGAAGTGTATCAGTACaagatt AGAATTGTAAAAGATGCAGATATCTGCCACCATTGTCTCATCTCCCCTCTTTAA
- the LOC115973234 gene encoding putative disease resistance protein RGA3, whose amino-acid sequence MLDTMNLEYISDNDMSKEVPASSTTLSTAFFPSLKSFTIEECPNLKGWWGRTPDHQQDQSHHSLPLFPLLSRLQISNCPKMTSMPLFPNLEERLFLSNVSLRPLQETMSMNFSVPSSSSSLSSSSPLSKLNKMTLVSIEDIESLPAKWALYSLKELHIRNCPRLTSMSGAVHYLTSLCSLSVGNCEEFDPLRDMHDDGMEWRCLICLCDLYISGIPKLKSLPVGLQCISTLKKLTISNCPNLMTLLELTSLEYLHIKRCEPNLTSPLEISCLTSLRSLDIGDFPNLITFPESIGNPISFETLSIWGCPNLTTLPDDGFLKSLQKLEIRNCRQLAEKYKNKIDKDFPNLEIDWGY is encoded by the coding sequence ATGCTTGATACGATGAATTTAGAGTACATATCCGATAATGATATGAGTAAAGAGGTGCCTGCTTCATCCACAACACTATCAACAGCGTTCTTCCCATCTTTAAAGTCATTCACAATAGAAGAATGTCCTAATTTGAAGGGATGGTGGGGGAGAACACCAGATCATCAACAAGATCAGTCTCACCACTCACTACCTTtatttcctcttctttctcGTTTGCAGATTAGTAATTGCCCTAAAATGACTTCCATGCCCCTGTTTCCCAATCTCGAAGAACGGCTATTTTTATCGAATGTCAGTTTGAGGCCTTTGCAAGAGACAATGTCAATGAATTTTTCAGTtccctcttcctcctcctcattatcctcttcttctcctctctccaaATTAAATAAGATGACTTTAGTTTCTATAGAAGATATAGAGTCTCTTCCGGCTAAGTGGGCACTATATTCTCTCAAGGAACTACACATTCGGAATTGCCCTAGACTAACATCTATGTCTGGAGCGGTGCATTATCTCACCTCCCTCTGTTCGCTATCAGTTGGCAATTGCGAGGAGTTCGATCCATTAAGAGACATGCATGATGATGGCATGGAATGGCGATGCCTCATTTGCCTCTGTGATTTATATATTAGTGGCATTCCGAAACTGAAGTCTCTCCCTGTGGGTCTTCAATGTATTTCCACCCTAAAAAAGCTCACCATTTCAAACTGTCCCAATTTAATGACTTTGCTGGAGCTCACCTCACTTGAATATCTTCATATTAAAAGATGCGAGCCTAATCTGACATCACCTCTTGAGATTAGTTGTCTCACTTCTTTACGGTCGCTGGATATTGGAGACTTTCCCAATTTGATTACTTTTCCCGAATCAATTGGGAATCCAATCTCATTTGAAACGCTTTCCATTTGGGGATGTCCCAATCTCACAACACTACCTGATGATGGTTTTCTCAAGTCTTTACAAAAACTGGAAATTCGGAATTGTCGTCAGTTAGcggaaaaatacaaaaataaaatcgaTAAGGATTTCCCTAATTTGGAAATCGATTGGGGGTATTGA